The following proteins come from a genomic window of Irregularibacter muris:
- a CDS encoding 2-hydroxyacyl-CoA dehydratase subunit D, translating into MADIKKMLDKFHEVATNPKMQLERYLAEGKKAVACAPVYTPEEIIHSMDMVPFGVWGADMELKESKRYFPAFICSIAQSVLELGVGGEYEGVSAMVIPNLCDSLKSLGQNWKYGVSGIPLIPMNYPQNRKIKPGIGFTKASYERVIKDLEEITGHQFDDHSLEKSSEIYNKHNAVMREISKLLGDYPSITASQRNDIFKSAYFMLKEQHTLLVKELIEELKKMPKEENKKIQVVTSGILADNPSLLSIFDENNLQIVGDDIAHESRQYRVDTKPADTALEALANKFAEMDYCSVLYDVDKKRADYIVNMAKDRGAKGILMVMTKFCDPEEFDYVIIKKACDAASLHCIQIEVDRQMVNYEQAKTMIQTFKENI; encoded by the coding sequence ATGGCAGATATTAAAAAAATGTTGGATAAATTTCATGAAGTTGCAACCAATCCAAAAATGCAACTGGAAAGATATTTAGCAGAAGGTAAGAAAGCAGTAGCCTGTGCTCCTGTTTATACACCAGAAGAGATTATTCATTCAATGGATATGGTTCCCTTTGGCGTGTGGGGAGCAGATATGGAATTAAAGGAATCCAAGAGATACTTTCCAGCTTTTATTTGTAGTATTGCTCAATCTGTTTTAGAACTTGGAGTAGGTGGAGAATATGAAGGGGTCAGTGCTATGGTTATTCCTAATTTATGCGATTCCCTAAAATCCTTGGGACAAAACTGGAAATATGGTGTTTCAGGCATTCCTCTTATCCCTATGAACTACCCCCAAAATAGAAAGATTAAGCCAGGCATTGGTTTTACTAAGGCGAGTTACGAAAGAGTAATCAAAGATTTAGAAGAAATAACAGGTCATCAATTTGATGATCATTCTTTGGAAAAGTCAAGTGAAATATATAACAAACACAATGCTGTGATGAGAGAAATCTCTAAATTATTAGGAGATTACCCCTCTATAACAGCCAGCCAAAGAAATGATATTTTTAAAAGTGCTTATTTTATGTTAAAAGAACAACATACTTTACTGGTTAAAGAATTAATTGAAGAGCTTAAAAAAATGCCAAAGGAAGAAAATAAAAAGATTCAAGTGGTTACTTCTGGTATTTTAGCAGATAATCCAAGCTTACTATCTATTTTTGATGAAAATAATCTCCAAATTGTTGGGGACGATATCGCTCATGAATCAAGACAATATCGAGTAGATACTAAACCAGCGGATACAGCATTGGAGGCTTTAGCTAATAAGTTCGCAGAGATGGATTATTGTTCAGTATTATATGATGTTGATAAAAAACGAGCTGATTATATTGTAAATATGGCCAAGGATAGAGGGGCTAAGGGGATTCTAATGGTTATGACTAAGTTTTGTGATCCGGAAGAATTTGATTATGTCATTATTAAAAAAGCATGTGATGCTGCATCACTTCATTGCATCCAAATTGAAGTAGATAGACAAATGGTAAATTATGAGCAAGCAAAAACGATGATTCAGACCTTTAAAGAAAATATTTAA
- a CDS encoding YkvI family membrane protein: MKLINKNNMSVTVGVAFVWFTTQFGGGFASGAQLFQYFIVFGIWTLITPILAQVVGAVFQWYALRYAKRHDVYDYRSFNDSFYGKFAPIFSNLYEIVYIILLCLAPSVAFATGGSTMAELIGIPYLLCTVIIGIFIFITTVYGTEIVRKAASTLSVIIIVGLLVVYIPNIIAQWGNITANIKALASQEAPVGPAIWSSLVYAFFQLASIGLLVQHAKAFTSEKDAKTSMIYGVIVNAGIIFISTLGLLAIVNTPGIDQQPIPILTLIRNGVGSSFMTPIISILIILGAVSTAVNMIAGIVNRIVVKYDKEQSKDSNGKTKPSKLTIITTFVFVILAFCIAQFGLLPLVKVGYGYLGYITIAVVIVPYIIHMILTAMGKIDKVEKSTSR; the protein is encoded by the coding sequence ATGAAATTAATCAATAAGAATAACATGTCAGTGACAGTTGGTGTAGCGTTTGTTTGGTTTACTACACAATTTGGTGGAGGATTTGCATCAGGTGCACAATTGTTTCAATACTTTATTGTATTTGGCATCTGGACTTTAATCACACCAATTTTAGCTCAAGTGGTAGGTGCTGTTTTTCAGTGGTATGCTCTTCGATATGCAAAAAGACACGATGTATATGACTATAGAAGCTTTAATGATAGTTTTTATGGAAAATTTGCTCCAATCTTTTCAAATTTATATGAAATAGTTTACATTATTTTACTTTGTTTAGCACCCTCAGTAGCTTTTGCCACTGGTGGATCTACTATGGCTGAGCTTATAGGAATTCCCTACTTATTATGTACAGTAATTATAGGAATATTTATTTTCATTACCACGGTATATGGAACAGAAATTGTTCGTAAAGCAGCTTCTACTTTATCAGTCATTATTATTGTTGGATTATTAGTGGTGTACATCCCTAATATTATTGCCCAATGGGGAAATATTACTGCTAACATCAAGGCTTTAGCCAGCCAAGAAGCACCTGTAGGGCCAGCTATATGGAGTTCTCTAGTTTATGCCTTCTTTCAATTAGCTTCTATTGGATTGTTAGTACAACATGCGAAGGCCTTTACTTCAGAAAAGGATGCAAAAACAAGTATGATTTATGGAGTAATTGTAAATGCTGGCATCATCTTTATTTCCACTTTAGGTTTATTAGCCATTGTAAATACTCCTGGAATAGATCAACAACCTATTCCAATCTTAACCCTAATTCGTAACGGGGTAGGAAGTTCTTTTATGACGCCTATCATTTCTATTTTAATTATCCTTGGTGCAGTATCTACTGCAGTAAACATGATCGCTGGCATTGTAAACCGTATAGTGGTTAAATATGACAAAGAACAATCCAAAGATTCTAATGGAAAAACAAAACCTTCAAAACTAACTATTATTACTACATTTGTATTTGTTATATTAGCATTCTGTATCGCCCAATTTGGTTTATTGCCATTGGTTAAGGTGGGATATGGATACTTAGGATATATTACCATAGCTGTTGTGATTGTTCCCTATATTATCCACATGATTCTTACTGCAATGGGTAAAATTGATAAGGTTGAGAAATCAACAAGTAGGTGA